One Pantoea eucalypti genomic region harbors:
- the recC gene encoding exodeoxyribonuclease V subunit gamma: MFHVYHSNQLDVLKILAAAVIKHDPLDDPFASEMVLVQSPGMAQWLQMELAQTFGIAANIEFPLPASFIWEMFVRVLPDIPVESAFSKASMGWKLMHRLPVMLEQEEFTSLRHYLHDDGDKRKLFQLSARVADLFDQYLVYRADWLNSWERGETIEGLGEAQRWQAALWRDLVSYTQALGQPEWHRANLYSRFIQTLGQAKSTPENLPKRIFICGISALPPVYLQALQALGRHIDIHLLFTNPCRDYWGDIQDYAFLAKLQSRQRRRHGADESRGLFRDAEQAPALFNDAGEQQLTNPLLASWGKLGRDNLFLLSQMDSNDDIDAFVDVEPDNLLHCMQHDLLNLQDNAVIGLNAAELAHSDQKRCLDPADRSIAVQVCHSAQREVEVLQDHLLAMMEADPTLKARDIIVMVADIDAYAPFIQAVFANAPADRYLPFAISDRRASQAHPAIVAFLHLLALPDSRFVSEDVLALLDVPALASHFAIDESGLRLLRRWVSESGVRWGLDDASVEALSLPVTGQHTWRFGLQRMLLGYAMESHNGDWEGILPYDESGGLAGELAGHLAELLSRLNHWRQRLAEPRPLAAWLTLCRELLNAFFSPDAETEAALLLVEEQWQQLIEYGMDARFEEAIPVALLRDDLRSRLDQQRISQRFLAGQINFCTLMPMRSIPFQLVCLLGMNDGVYPRTLAPLGFDLMQQQSRKGDRSRRDDDRYLFLEAMISAQRQLYISYIGRAIQDNTERYPSVLVTELLEYIGQSFYLDGDGHLELDESAERVRMHLQHLHSRMPFAAENFKPAARMQSFAREWLPAAQGTGQPQPDFVQPLEAPVTDALTLEALLRFWRHPVRAWFHQRLGVSFWLEEDELPDSEPFALDNLERYQINAQLLNALVEGEDTQRLYTYHRAAGNLPYGAFGELFWQAQRDEMQEVAAEVVTQRSDGESWEVNLQLEQVSLTGWLTQVQGDGLLRWRPGVLNMNDGLLLWLEHLVYCALGGTGSSRMFGRQQSRWCFLAVPQQEAIAALNEYVAGYLAGMRQPLMLLNRSGGAWLTASYDKKSQQLLTDEATQLKARNRLLTAWSGNYQVEGEGSDPYLQRLCRVLDVPQLQQITEAAQRWYLPVLAAHQDDE; the protein is encoded by the coding sequence ATGTTTCACGTTTATCACTCAAATCAGCTTGATGTTCTGAAAATTCTGGCGGCTGCGGTGATTAAACATGATCCTCTTGATGATCCTTTCGCCTCAGAAATGGTGCTGGTGCAGAGCCCGGGGATGGCGCAGTGGCTGCAAATGGAGCTGGCGCAAACCTTTGGTATTGCGGCCAATATCGAATTCCCGCTGCCTGCCAGTTTTATCTGGGAGATGTTCGTCCGCGTTCTGCCTGATATTCCGGTTGAAAGTGCCTTCAGTAAGGCCAGCATGGGCTGGAAGCTGATGCACCGGCTGCCGGTGATGCTGGAGCAGGAAGAGTTCACCTCTTTACGCCACTATCTCCATGACGACGGGGATAAGCGAAAGCTGTTTCAGCTCAGCGCCCGCGTAGCCGATCTGTTCGACCAGTATCTGGTCTATCGCGCCGACTGGCTCAATAGCTGGGAGCGTGGCGAAACCATTGAGGGGCTGGGCGAGGCGCAGCGCTGGCAGGCCGCACTGTGGCGCGATCTGGTGAGTTATACCCAGGCGCTGGGGCAGCCTGAATGGCACCGTGCCAACCTCTATTCACGATTCATCCAGACGCTCGGGCAGGCGAAAAGCACGCCGGAAAATCTGCCCAAACGCATCTTCATCTGTGGCATCTCTGCGCTGCCGCCGGTTTACCTGCAGGCGTTGCAGGCGCTGGGACGGCACATCGACATCCATCTGCTGTTCACCAATCCCTGCCGCGATTACTGGGGTGACATTCAGGACTATGCGTTTCTGGCAAAACTGCAAAGCCGTCAGCGCCGACGTCATGGTGCTGATGAATCTCGCGGACTCTTCCGGGATGCAGAGCAGGCACCCGCGCTGTTTAACGACGCGGGCGAACAGCAGCTGACCAATCCGTTGCTCGCCTCATGGGGCAAGCTGGGGCGCGATAACCTGTTTCTGCTCAGTCAGATGGACTCTAACGACGATATCGATGCGTTTGTGGATGTCGAGCCAGACAACCTGCTGCACTGCATGCAGCACGATCTTCTCAATCTGCAGGATAACGCCGTTATCGGCTTGAATGCGGCGGAACTGGCGCACAGCGATCAGAAGCGCTGCCTGGATCCGGCGGATCGCTCAATTGCGGTGCAGGTCTGTCACAGTGCGCAGCGTGAAGTTGAAGTATTGCAGGATCATCTGCTGGCGATGATGGAGGCCGATCCGACGCTGAAAGCGCGTGACATCATCGTCATGGTGGCGGATATCGACGCCTACGCCCCGTTTATTCAGGCTGTGTTCGCCAACGCACCTGCCGATCGCTATCTGCCGTTTGCCATTTCAGATCGCCGTGCCAGTCAGGCGCATCCGGCCATTGTCGCGTTTCTTCATCTGTTAGCACTGCCGGACAGCCGTTTTGTCTCAGAGGATGTACTGGCGCTGCTGGATGTTCCGGCGCTGGCCTCCCACTTCGCCATTGATGAAAGCGGCCTGCGCTTACTGCGGCGCTGGGTCAGCGAATCGGGTGTGCGCTGGGGGCTGGATGATGCCAGTGTTGAAGCCCTTTCACTTCCTGTCACCGGGCAGCACACCTGGCGTTTTGGCCTGCAGCGTATGCTGCTGGGCTATGCGATGGAGAGCCACAATGGAGACTGGGAGGGGATTCTGCCTTATGACGAGTCGGGTGGTCTGGCAGGCGAACTGGCGGGCCATCTGGCAGAGCTGCTCTCACGGCTTAATCACTGGCGACAGCGGCTAGCTGAACCGCGGCCACTGGCGGCCTGGCTGACCCTGTGCCGGGAACTGCTGAACGCCTTTTTCAGCCCCGATGCAGAAACCGAGGCCGCCTTGCTGCTGGTGGAAGAGCAGTGGCAGCAATTGATTGAATATGGCATGGATGCACGGTTTGAAGAGGCGATTCCGGTGGCGCTGTTGCGCGATGATCTGCGTAGCCGGCTTGATCAGCAACGCATCAGCCAGCGATTCCTGGCAGGACAGATTAACTTCTGTACCCTGATGCCGATGCGCTCCATCCCTTTTCAGCTGGTCTGTTTGCTGGGCATGAATGACGGCGTCTATCCGCGCACCCTGGCGCCATTAGGCTTTGATCTGATGCAGCAACAGTCCCGCAAAGGCGATCGCAGTCGCCGCGATGATGACCGCTACCTCTTCCTGGAAGCGATGATTTCGGCACAGCGGCAGCTCTATATCAGCTATATCGGCCGGGCGATTCAGGATAATACGGAACGCTACCCTTCGGTGCTGGTCACAGAATTACTGGAGTACATCGGACAAAGTTTTTATCTGGACGGTGATGGGCACCTTGAGCTGGATGAGAGTGCTGAACGGGTGCGGATGCATTTGCAGCACCTGCACAGCCGGATGCCCTTTGCTGCGGAGAACTTTAAGCCGGCGGCCAGAATGCAGAGTTTCGCGCGTGAATGGCTGCCTGCCGCGCAGGGGACGGGGCAGCCCCAGCCCGATTTTGTTCAGCCACTTGAGGCGCCGGTAACGGATGCGCTGACACTGGAGGCGCTTCTGCGCTTCTGGCGGCATCCGGTGCGTGCCTGGTTTCATCAGCGGCTTGGCGTGAGCTTCTGGCTGGAGGAGGACGAACTGCCTGACAGCGAGCCGTTTGCGCTCGACAACCTGGAACGTTATCAGATCAACGCACAATTGCTGAATGCTCTGGTCGAAGGCGAGGATACGCAGCGGCTCTATACATACCATCGTGCGGCCGGCAATCTGCCTTATGGCGCCTTCGGTGAGCTGTTCTGGCAGGCGCAGCGTGATGAGATGCAGGAAGTGGCGGCAGAAGTCGTGACGCAACGCAGCGACGGCGAGAGCTGGGAAGTGAATCTGCAACTTGAGCAGGTCAGCTTAACCGGCTGGCTGACACAGGTGCAGGGTGATGGATTACTGCGCTGGCGACCTGGCGTGCTCAATATGAACGACGGACTGCTGCTCTGGCTGGAGCATCTGGTCTACTGCGCGCTGGGAGGCACCGGCAGCAGCCGGATGTTTGGCCGGCAGCAAAGCCGCTGGTGTTTCCTTGCCGTACCGCAACAAGAGGCGATCGCTGCCCTGAATGAGTATGTCGCTGGCTATCTTGCCGGTATGCGTCAGCCGCTGATGCTGCTCAACAGGAGCGGCGGCGCATGGCTCACCGCCAGCTATGACAAAAAAAGTCAGCAGTTGCTGACTGATGAGGCGACTCAGCTCAAGGCGCGCAATCGCCTGCTGACGGCCTGGTCTGGCAACTATCAGGTTGAGGGTGAAGGCAGCGATCCCTATCTGCAACGTCTTTGCCGGGTACTGGATGTGCCACAATTACAACAGATAACTGAGGCGGCACAGCGCTGGTATTTACCGGTGCTGGCTGCACATCAGGATGATGAATAG
- the ptrA gene encoding pitrilysin, which produces MRVHARWIAALMLSLVACTAQAQTSSGWQPVNDTIHKSEQDPRHYQAIRLDNGMTVLLVSDPVAPKSLAALTLPIGSLDDPDQQAGLAHYLEHMVLMGSKHYPQPDNLAEFLKKHGGSHNASTASYRTAFYLEVENDSLEPAVDRLADAVAEPLLDPVNADRERHAVNAELTMARSRDGLRMAQVGAETLNPAHPASRFSGGNLETLKDKPGSKLHQALLDFYHTHYSANLMKAVIYSNKPLPEMASIAAKTFGRVQNHNASVPDITVPVVTDAQQGVIIHYVPAQPRKQLKIEFRIANNSDRFRSKTDTLISYLISNRSKNTLTDWLQKQGLADGVNAGADPMTERNSGVFAITVSLTDKGLAQRDDVVAAIFSYIHLLRQQGDDKRYFDEVSHVLALDFRYPSITRDMDYIEWLVDTMLRVPVEDTLDAPYLADQYDAAAIKSRLEEMTPQHARIWYISPQEPHNKTAYFVEAPYQVEKITPQTFADWQQRASQISLAMPVLNPYIPDDFTLLPSDGKTYQHPVKLDNEDGMRIYWMPSRYYASEPKAAITLALRNRHAISDARQQVLFGLNDYLSSLALDTLNSQASVGGISFSTGEDDGLVFSASGFTQRLPTLLKKLVEGYATFQPTEQQLAQAKSWYLERLDAAEKGKAFEQAIQPMQLLSQLPYTQRETRRKLVSTLTLKDVTTYRDSLFRDATPEMLVVGNLSAESVKQLGHELKQQVQSNATRDWHSQYVAIKKPMKANLQQQGSSTDSALAALYVPLGYSEYQSMAHSSMLSQIVQPWFYNQLRTKEQLGYAVFAFQMPVGRQWGIGFLLQSNSKQPGWLLQRYQAFYPQAEKRLRSMSQADFVQYQQAMINDLQQRPQTLFEEADRYSRDFDRQNDLFNTRQKMAEQVARLTPASLADFFRQAVIEHKGMVMTSQIAGTGNGKVEFAHQPGWKTWKELAKLQQSLPVKSETQ; this is translated from the coding sequence ATGCGGGTACACGCACGCTGGATAGCGGCGCTAATGTTAAGCCTGGTGGCTTGCACGGCACAGGCGCAGACATCTTCAGGCTGGCAGCCAGTTAACGACACCATTCACAAAAGTGAACAGGATCCTCGTCATTATCAGGCTATACGGCTGGACAACGGGATGACGGTGTTACTGGTTTCCGATCCTGTGGCGCCGAAATCGCTGGCGGCGCTGACGCTGCCGATAGGATCGCTGGACGATCCCGATCAGCAGGCGGGGCTGGCGCACTACCTTGAGCATATGGTGCTGATGGGCTCAAAACATTATCCGCAACCCGACAATCTGGCTGAATTCCTGAAAAAGCATGGCGGCAGCCACAACGCCAGCACGGCCTCTTACCGCACCGCTTTTTATCTGGAAGTGGAAAACGATTCGCTGGAGCCTGCGGTGGATCGCCTGGCGGATGCCGTGGCCGAGCCGCTGCTGGATCCGGTTAATGCCGACCGTGAGCGCCATGCTGTGAATGCGGAGCTGACCATGGCCCGCTCGCGTGATGGCCTGCGTATGGCACAGGTCGGTGCTGAAACCCTGAACCCGGCACATCCGGCATCACGTTTCTCGGGCGGCAATCTTGAAACCCTGAAAGATAAACCCGGCAGCAAACTGCACCAGGCGCTGCTCGATTTTTACCATACTCATTACTCCGCCAACCTGATGAAGGCGGTGATCTACAGCAATAAACCGCTGCCGGAAATGGCGTCAATTGCAGCTAAAACCTTTGGGCGGGTACAAAATCATAATGCCAGCGTGCCAGACATTACGGTGCCGGTGGTGACCGATGCCCAGCAGGGCGTCATTATTCATTACGTTCCTGCACAGCCGCGCAAGCAGCTTAAAATTGAGTTCCGCATTGCCAACAACAGTGATCGCTTCCGCAGTAAAACCGACACGCTGATTAGCTACTTAATCAGTAATCGCAGTAAAAACACGCTCACCGACTGGCTGCAAAAACAGGGACTGGCCGATGGAGTGAATGCAGGCGCGGACCCAATGACCGAGCGTAATAGCGGCGTGTTTGCTATTACCGTCTCACTCACGGATAAAGGCCTGGCACAGCGTGATGACGTGGTGGCGGCGATCTTCAGCTACATCCATCTGCTGCGTCAGCAGGGCGATGATAAGCGTTATTTCGACGAAGTTTCACACGTGCTGGCACTCGACTTCCGCTACCCCTCTATTACCCGCGATATGGATTATATTGAATGGCTGGTTGATACCATGCTGCGCGTACCGGTGGAAGATACGCTGGATGCACCTTATCTGGCGGATCAGTACGATGCCGCGGCGATCAAATCCCGGCTTGAAGAGATGACCCCGCAGCATGCGCGAATCTGGTACATCAGTCCGCAGGAGCCGCACAATAAAACCGCCTATTTTGTGGAAGCGCCTTATCAGGTTGAGAAGATCACGCCACAAACGTTTGCCGACTGGCAGCAGCGCGCCAGTCAGATTTCGCTGGCGATGCCGGTGCTGAACCCCTATATCCCGGATGACTTCACCCTGTTGCCATCAGACGGTAAAACGTATCAGCATCCGGTGAAGCTGGATAACGAAGATGGTATGCGCATTTACTGGATGCCCAGCCGCTATTATGCCAGCGAGCCCAAAGCGGCCATAACCCTCGCGTTACGTAACCGGCATGCTATCAGCGATGCCCGTCAGCAGGTGCTGTTTGGCCTCAATGACTACCTCTCAAGTCTGGCACTGGACACGTTAAACTCACAGGCCTCGGTGGGCGGCATCAGCTTCTCAACTGGTGAGGATGACGGGCTGGTGTTCAGCGCCAGTGGCTTTACTCAGCGCCTGCCCACGCTGCTGAAGAAACTGGTAGAAGGTTATGCCACCTTCCAGCCGACAGAACAGCAGCTGGCGCAGGCTAAATCCTGGTATCTGGAGCGGCTGGACGCGGCGGAGAAAGGCAAGGCGTTTGAACAGGCGATTCAGCCGATGCAGTTGCTCTCACAGTTGCCTTATACCCAGCGCGAAACCCGTCGCAAGCTGGTGAGCACGCTCACACTGAAGGATGTAACGACCTATCGCGACTCGCTGTTCCGCGACGCGACCCCGGAGATGCTGGTGGTGGGTAATCTCAGTGCGGAGAGTGTGAAGCAACTGGGACATGAGCTTAAACAGCAGGTGCAGAGTAATGCGACCCGCGACTGGCACAGCCAGTATGTGGCCATTAAAAAACCGATGAAAGCCAACCTGCAACAGCAGGGCAGCAGCACTGACTCCGCCCTTGCCGCGCTCTATGTTCCACTGGGATACAGCGAATATCAGAGCATGGCGCACAGTTCTATGCTGAGTCAGATTGTGCAGCCCTGGTTCTACAATCAGTTGCGCACCAAAGAGCAGCTCGGCTATGCCGTCTTTGCCTTCCAGATGCCAGTGGGCCGTCAGTGGGGCATCGGTTTCCTGCTGCAGAGTAATAGCAAGCAACCGGGCTGGCTATTGCAGCGCTATCAGGCCTTCTATCCGCAGGCAGAAAAGCGTCTTCGCAGCATGAGTCAGGCAGACTTTGTTCAGTATCAGCAGGCGATGATCAATGATTTGCAGCAGCGTCCTCAGACGCTCTTTGAGGAAGCGGACCGTTATAGCCGCGACTTTGATCGACAGAATGATCTGTTTAACACCCGGCAAAAAATGGCCGAGCAGGTGGCGCGCTTAACCCCGGCCAGCCTGGCTGACTTTTTCCGGCAGGCGGTGATCGAACACAAGGGCATGGTGATGACGTCGCAGATTGCCGGCACCGGCAACGGCAAGGTTGAATTTGCCCACCAGCCTGGCTGGAAAACCTGGAAAGAACTGGCGAAACTGCAGCAGTCGCTGCCGGTTAAGAGTGAGACCCAATGA
- the recB gene encoding exodeoxyribonuclease V subunit beta: MTQLPPVSLNPLTLPLRGERLIEASAGTGKTFTIGLLYLRLLLGLGGENAYSRPLSVEEILVVTFTEAATAELRGRIRENIHQLRLACIRGESRNPMHQLLLAQMPDLSQAAAQLLAAERQMDEAAIFTIHGFCQRMLNLNAFESGMLFEQELIEDEQALLKQSTADFWRRQCYPLSLDVARIIAAEWSGPDSLLTTLRPWLQGESPVLKRPPAADEDLASRHARNLARINAMKQQWQALSADVEGMISASGVDKRSYSSKHLPNWVARVTQWASSETRDYQLPKELERFGQQVLDEKTKKGEAPRHSLFEAVDQFLAEPLSLRDVIIAQALTDVRATVQREKRLRALLGFDDLLSKLDEALQQPGGVLLAETIRARFPVALIDEFQDTDPQQYRIFRTLYINQPEQALFLIGDPKQAIYAFRGADIFTYLRARNEVSAHYTLDTNWRSSPEMVESVNRLFSQIDSPFLFSAIPFQPVIPAAPNQSLKLIFDEQQQPALRFWLQPGEGVGNSDYQQFMAQQCAADISRWLVAGQQGRACLGKGDALQPVRASDITVLVRSRNEAGLIRDALNALSIPSVYLSSRDSVYTTPEARELLWLLQAIQAPEQERLLRSALATSIFAIDAATLDALTQNEREWDALVEQFAVWQQLWHQRGVLPMLRDVMIKRQLAENMLASENGERRLTDLMHLGELLQEASVQLESPHALVRFLAQQIARPNSQAASQQLRLESDRHLVQIVTIHKSKGLQYPLVWLPFAAGFREAASALYHDRDNFMALLDVQGDAQSLALAEEERLAEDLRLLYVALTRSIYHCSVGIAPLIKGTRKKEGESDLHKSALGYLVQQGEAADAQQLSQKLNALTGEGIALVETDLMPGERWQDAEHGNEVLSSRDVTRALADAWRVTSYSGLQQHHSSSLLDALPNFDIDAAGEDESGEEAALTPHHFPRGAAPGTFLHGLFESIDFTEPPDRVWLEDQLQHNGYPSDWLPVLEQWIERVLHTPLNAEGLTLSAIKSSERLIEMEFYLPINNLLTAADLDDLLRQHDSLSLQAAPLDFRQVRGMLKGFIDLVFRWQGKYYLLDYKSNWLGDSHAAYTPEAMAQAMIGHRYDLQYQLYTLALHRYLQHRLPDYHYEQHFGGVFYLFLRGMDGSSPDNGIFATRPGEAFVEAIDALFGETGEMP, translated from the coding sequence ATGACGCAGTTACCGCCCGTATCGCTGAATCCCTTAACGCTGCCGCTCAGAGGCGAGCGGCTGATTGAGGCATCAGCAGGCACCGGAAAAACCTTTACCATTGGTCTGCTCTATCTGCGCCTGCTGCTGGGACTCGGCGGCGAAAACGCGTATAGCCGGCCACTCTCGGTAGAAGAAATTTTAGTGGTGACCTTCACCGAGGCCGCGACGGCGGAGTTACGCGGCCGCATCCGCGAGAATATTCATCAGCTGCGGCTGGCCTGTATTCGCGGCGAAAGCCGCAATCCGATGCACCAGTTGCTGCTGGCGCAGATGCCCGATCTGAGTCAGGCCGCTGCGCAGCTGCTGGCGGCTGAACGCCAGATGGATGAAGCCGCCATCTTCACCATTCACGGCTTCTGTCAGCGAATGCTGAATCTCAACGCGTTTGAATCGGGCATGCTATTCGAGCAGGAGTTGATAGAAGATGAACAGGCACTGCTCAAGCAGTCCACTGCCGATTTCTGGCGGCGTCAGTGCTATCCACTCAGTCTGGATGTGGCACGGATTATCGCCGCAGAGTGGAGCGGACCCGACAGCCTGCTGACGACACTGCGCCCCTGGCTACAGGGTGAGTCACCAGTGCTCAAACGGCCGCCCGCTGCCGATGAGGATCTGGCGTCACGTCACGCCCGCAATCTGGCGCGCATCAACGCCATGAAGCAGCAGTGGCAGGCGCTGAGCGCCGATGTTGAAGGGATGATCAGCGCATCTGGCGTTGATAAGCGTAGCTATAGCAGTAAACACCTGCCCAACTGGGTCGCCCGCGTCACGCAGTGGGCCAGCAGCGAAACGCGTGATTATCAGTTGCCTAAAGAGCTGGAGCGTTTTGGACAGCAGGTGCTTGATGAGAAAACGAAAAAGGGTGAAGCACCGCGCCATTCGCTGTTTGAGGCTGTTGATCAGTTTCTGGCAGAACCGCTGTCGCTGCGGGATGTGATCATTGCGCAGGCGCTGACCGATGTACGAGCCACAGTTCAGCGCGAGAAACGGTTACGTGCGCTGTTAGGTTTCGATGACCTGCTCAGTAAGCTGGATGAAGCGTTGCAGCAGCCGGGCGGCGTGTTGCTGGCTGAAACTATCCGGGCGCGTTTCCCGGTGGCACTGATTGATGAATTTCAGGATACCGATCCACAGCAGTATCGCATCTTCCGTACGCTCTACATTAATCAGCCAGAACAGGCGCTGTTTCTGATCGGTGACCCCAAGCAGGCCATCTATGCGTTTCGCGGTGCGGATATTTTTACCTACTTGCGGGCCAGAAACGAAGTCAGTGCTCACTACACACTTGATACTAACTGGCGTTCTTCACCTGAGATGGTCGAGAGCGTCAATCGCCTCTTTTCTCAGATCGATTCGCCTTTTCTGTTTTCGGCGATCCCCTTTCAGCCGGTAATTCCCGCTGCGCCCAACCAGTCATTGAAGCTGATTTTTGACGAGCAGCAGCAACCGGCGTTGCGGTTCTGGCTGCAGCCCGGTGAGGGCGTCGGTAACAGCGATTACCAGCAGTTTATGGCGCAACAGTGTGCGGCGGATATCAGCCGCTGGCTGGTGGCCGGACAGCAGGGACGTGCCTGCCTGGGCAAAGGCGACGCGCTACAGCCAGTGCGGGCTTCTGATATTACCGTGCTGGTGCGCAGTCGCAATGAGGCCGGTTTGATTCGCGACGCGCTGAATGCGTTGTCAATTCCCTCGGTCTATCTCTCCAGCCGGGACAGCGTTTACACCACGCCGGAAGCGCGCGAATTACTCTGGTTACTTCAGGCGATTCAGGCTCCTGAACAGGAACGGCTGCTGCGTAGCGCACTGGCCACCTCTATTTTTGCTATTGATGCCGCGACGCTGGATGCGCTGACACAGAATGAACGCGAGTGGGATGCGCTGGTGGAGCAGTTTGCCGTCTGGCAGCAGTTGTGGCACCAGCGCGGCGTGTTACCGATGCTGCGTGATGTCATGATCAAGCGGCAGCTGGCGGAAAATATGCTGGCCTCGGAGAACGGGGAACGTCGCCTGACGGACCTGATGCATCTGGGTGAACTGCTGCAGGAAGCTTCAGTACAGCTGGAGAGTCCTCACGCCCTGGTGCGTTTTCTGGCGCAGCAGATTGCCCGACCAAACAGCCAGGCCGCCAGCCAGCAGCTGCGTCTGGAAAGCGACCGCCATCTGGTGCAAATCGTCACCATCCACAAATCGAAAGGGCTGCAGTATCCCCTGGTATGGCTGCCGTTTGCTGCCGGATTCCGCGAGGCGGCCAGCGCGCTTTATCACGATCGTGACAACTTCATGGCGCTGCTTGATGTGCAGGGCGATGCACAGAGTCTGGCGTTAGCCGAAGAGGAGCGTCTGGCGGAAGATTTGCGTCTGCTCTATGTGGCGCTGACCCGCTCGATCTATCACTGCAGCGTCGGCATTGCACCGCTGATTAAAGGCACGCGAAAAAAAGAGGGCGAAAGCGATCTGCACAAAAGCGCGCTCGGGTATCTGGTGCAGCAGGGTGAGGCGGCGGATGCGCAGCAGCTCAGCCAGAAACTGAATGCGCTGACCGGTGAGGGGATTGCGCTGGTTGAAACCGATCTGATGCCGGGAGAAAGGTGGCAGGACGCTGAGCACGGCAATGAGGTATTGAGCAGTCGCGACGTGACCCGCGCACTGGCGGATGCCTGGCGGGTCACCAGCTATTCCGGCCTGCAACAGCATCACAGCTCGTCACTTCTTGATGCATTGCCAAACTTCGATATTGATGCGGCGGGCGAGGACGAGAGTGGTGAAGAGGCTGCATTGACACCGCACCATTTTCCGCGCGGTGCGGCGCCGGGCACCTTCCTGCACGGTTTGTTTGAGTCGATCGACTTTACCGAACCGCCGGATCGCGTCTGGCTGGAGGATCAGCTGCAGCATAATGGCTATCCGTCAGACTGGTTACCGGTCCTGGAACAGTGGATTGAGCGGGTATTGCATACGCCGCTTAACGCGGAAGGGCTGACGCTATCGGCAATTAAAAGCAGCGAACGACTGATCGAAATGGAGTTCTATCTGCCGATCAACAATCTGCTGACGGCGGCCGATCTTGACGATCTGCTGCGCCAGCACGACAGCCTCTCTCTGCAGGCCGCCCCGCTGGATTTTCGTCAGGTGCGCGGCATGCTCAAGGGGTTTATCGATCTGGTATTCCGCTGGCAGGGAAAATATTATCTGCTCGATTACAAATCGAACTGGCTGGGCGATAGCCATGCCGCTTACACACCCGAGGCGATGGCGCAGGCCATGATCGGCCACCGTTATGATCTGCAATACCAGCTCTATACGCTGGCGCTGCATCGCTATCTGCAACATCGCCTGCCGGACTACCACTATGAGCAACATTTTGGCGGCGTCTTTTATCTGTTTTTACGCGGGATGGACGGCAGCTCGCCGGACAACGGCATTTTTGCCACCCGACCTGGCGAAGCCTTTGTGGAAGCGATCGATGCACTGTTTGGTGAAACCGGGGAGATGCCATGA